From Acidimicrobiales bacterium, the proteins below share one genomic window:
- a CDS encoding vitamin K epoxide reductase family protein, whose amino-acid sequence LGISGYLTAAHYLSSNILVCSESGAVDCAKVTSSAASKLAGVPVADLGLAFFAGMLVLCLPAAWRSERPEVHWLRTAGAVGGIGFCVYLIYSELFRVRAICIWCTAVHVITFLLFVVVLAAGGGWGTIGQDQPLPVSK is encoded by the coding sequence ACTCGGGATCTCGGGGTACCTGACCGCCGCCCACTACCTGTCCTCGAACATCCTGGTGTGCAGCGAGTCGGGGGCCGTTGACTGCGCCAAGGTGACGTCGAGCGCGGCGTCCAAGCTGGCCGGGGTGCCGGTGGCCGACCTGGGCCTGGCGTTCTTCGCCGGGATGCTGGTGCTGTGCCTGCCCGCCGCCTGGCGCTCGGAGCGACCGGAGGTGCACTGGCTGCGGACGGCGGGGGCGGTGGGGGGCATCGGCTTCTGCGTGTACCTCATCTACAGCGAACTGTTCCGGGTGCGGGCCATCTGCATCTGGTGCACGGCCGTGCACGTGATCACCTTCCTCCTGTTCGTGGTCGTCCTGGCGGCCGGCGGAGGGTGGGGGACGATCGGGCAGGACCAGCCCCTCCCGGTGTCGAAGTGA